ACTAATACTACAATCATGTTAGGCTTACGTGGAGACCTTATTGGATATGGCAATAATCCTATTGAAGATACTTACTTTAATAATACAGCATTAGGTTACATTCAAAATGTTTATAACCTTGATGGTGCTCGTTCTGGCCAGGCTCCAAAAGCTTATATCTCATTATCCCCTCGTTTTGCTATTAAACATAGCTTAAATGATGGCGCTACTCAGTTTCGTGGAGGTATGGGCTTATTCCAGGCAAGGATTACAGCTGTAACTCCTGGAGGTATGTTTTCTAACAGCGGTACCTTGATTGGTGGAACTCAAGGATCTCCTACTAATAATCCTCTATTGAATGGAGTACCCCTGCCTTTCCAACCTGATGTGAATAAGCAATACAGAGCGGAACGTTTTGGTGCGGCTGCAAGCAGTCCTTCTGGAGAGATCAATATTATGGCTAAAAACTATAAGTCTCCAAAGGTAGTTAAGTTCAATTTTGCTGTAGATCAAAAATTACCTGGAGATATCATTGCATCATTGGAAGGTAACTACACTGTAAATGTTAACCAGACGATGTATTATAACGTAAACTTAATTCGTTCTCAAGCAAATGCTGTAGGTGTTGACAATCGTCCATTATATTCTACAACAAAAATTGACTTTAATCCTAGCACAGCAGGTATACAAAATCCTTATACCAATGTTTATTTAGTTACTAATGGAGGTTCTCCTGGAAGATCTTATGTAGTATCTGCATCCTTGGCTAAAAAGTTCCCAATGGGACTTGATGTGTCTACATCATATACTTATTCAAGAGCATTGGTAGTGAATGAACCTACCAGTAGCCAGAACTCTTCTCAATGGAGAAATATGGAGACTGCTTATGGTAAGAACATGGTATCATTGAGTAATTCTGATTTTGATTTTGGTCACTTAATTAGAGCAAATGCAACTTACACTAAAGACTGGTTTAAATTTGGTGGAACTTCAATAGGCCTGTTTTATACTGGTCAGTCAGGTACTAGATTTACTTATGTTTCTAGAAATAGTATCCTAGGTGACGATGGATTTGCTACTAATAATGATTTGATCTATGTGCCTAATGCTGCTTCCGAGCTAAATTTTGTTCCATTGACTCTAAATGGCGTTACTTATACTGCTGCTCAGCAGAGTGCTGCATTTGATAATTATATCAATAACGATCCTTACTTGAAAAAAAGAAGAGGAAATTATGCAGAACGTAACGGTGGCCGTTTGCCTTTTGTGAATATGTTTGATTTACATGCTGAGCAGAACTTCTTTGTAAAAATTGGAAATTCTAAGCAGCACTTAGCAGTTTCATTTGATATCAATAACGTTGGAAACCTGTTGAATAAAAATTGGGGAAGATTTTACTACTTAACTAATGATAACTATCAGTTGTTGACTGTTACTGCAGTAAATGCTACAACGAGAGTTCCTTCATATACCTTTAATCCAACGGTACTTAATGCTAAAGACAATGCCTTCAGTATTCAGGATTTCTCGAATTACAATTCTTCGAGATGGACTGGACAGTTAGGTCTTAAATACTTTTTTAACTAAAATTCAATAAAAAAGAATCAAGCCCTGGCAATCTGCCAGGGCTTTTTTTTTGGCTAAAATAATGTTCTCTTCAAAGACATGCAGATTTTTGCCCTTCAGCAAAGAGGATAAGAAGAAGGACATCATTTTGCTTAGTGTCCTTTTTACACCCAATCATAAGATTGTCATAAACTCTTAAACAATAAACAAGCTGTTCTGAATTTCTGTTTCTTTGTAACCGAATGAACATTCAATTAGAAGATAATAAACGCACAGCTATCCTAAACAGCACGCTTACGCTGGTTAAAGAACATGGCTTTCATGGTACGCCAATGAGCCAGATTGCAAAGAACGCAAATGTAGCTGCTGGTACCATCTATCATTATTTCGATTCCAAAGAAACCTTAATGGTAGAACTACATCGCTACACTAAAAATAAACTTGGTGAAGCGATAGTTAAAGGTGATGATGATACTAAACCTTACAAGGAACGGTTTTTCCACTTTATGCTAAATCATTATCACTATTACATCGAAAACGATGCTGCCCTTTATTTTCTGGAGCAATACATCAATTCGCCTTATGCTAAGAATTTTCCTGACAAGGGAACCAATGCTTTTACAGAAATCATTATTCCCTTTTTTACCAAAGGCATAGAAGAGGGGTATATTAAGAATATTGACTCCCGATTGCTTTGGCCAACAATTAGAGGCACATTAGTTGCTGCTGCAACATTTAAATTATCTGAACATATGCTTTATTCTGAAGAAGATATTTTAGAAGTAGTCACCATCATCTGGGATGGCGTAAAAAAACAATAATTATGAATCTCAACACACAATTAATATATGAAAATAAATAGAATAGTTTTACTGTTTCTTCTGGGCTTACCAGGACTGGTTCCATTAGGAGTAGTGGCACAGACCGTAAATCAGGAAAAACCACTTGGTAACGCAACTTTACAACAAGTGATTGATTATGCACTTGGAAACAAACCTGCAATTCAGCAATCGCTATTGGATGAAGAAATTGGCGAACGCGATATCAAATCTGCTTTATCGGGTTGGTTGCCGCAAATTAACGGTACCGGTACATTTAATCATAACTTTAAACAGCAGTCGTCCATTCTAACCACTAACGGAGTTCAAAATTTAATCACCGTAGGCGCAAAAAATACTTCTGCTTTAGTGTTACAGGCTGATCAACAATTTTTAAATGCCGGATTAATTCAGGCCTCCAAAACCGCCAAGTACTTTAGACAACAGTATAAACAAAATACAGAAAACACACGTATCAATACGGTAGTTGAAGTAAGTAAAGGTTTTTACGATATATTAACCAGCAAAGAGCAATTGAATATTGTGAATGAAAATATTGCCCGTTTACAAAAACAGCTAAAAGATGCAAAAGCTCAATATGAGGCAGGTTTGGTTGATAAAACCGACTATCAACGTGCGCAAATCAGTCTAAGTAATTCTCAGGCCGATAAAAAACGTACGGAAGAGTTGCTTAAATACAAATACACCTATTTAAAGGAACTGATAGGCTATAACTCAACGCAGGAGTTTACTTTAAACTACGCAGCTGATGAAATGGAAAAAGGAATAGTGCTTGACACCGTACAGACCTTAAACTATCAAAGCAGGGTAGAATATCGCTTGCTGGAAACTCAAAAGCAATTGCAGAAAATTAACACCAGTTACAATAAATGGAGTTATTCACCTACACTTTCTGGTTTCTACAATTATAGCTTCAATTATCAAAATGCAACCCTGGGAGATTTATACAATACCAATTATCCAGGATCTGTACTTGGACTTAAATTGGCGATTCCTATTTTTCTTGGTGGAAAGCGCACCCAGGAGATCAGAAAAGCACAGCTTCAGGAGCGTAAAGTAGAGCTTGATTTGTTCAATATCAAAAATCAGATTAACAGTCAGTACGATCAGGCCATGGCAACTTACAAAGCCAACCTAAACGATTGGAAAACCGCCCGTGCCAATGTAGAAATCTCCAAACAAGTTTACAATACCATCAAATTACAGTATGATGAAGGCATTAAAACTTACCTGGATTTAATGACTTCAGAGACAGATTTGCGTACTGCACAATTAAATTACTTAAACTCACTATATAGCCTGCTTTCTTCTAAGCTGGATGTACAACAAGCATTAGGAACCATTACCGTAACTCAACAATAAGCACAAATGAACACACACATAAAACTCGGCATCGTCATCTTAGGCGCTTTAACCATCGCATCTTGCGGTAATTCTGATAAGAATGCACAGCAGCAGGGGCCACCTCCGGCTACTCCCGTTACTACATATACGGTAGAAGAAAAATCGGTAACCACTACAGATACCTATCCAGGTGTAGTAGTTGCATTAAATGAAGTTGAGTTACGCCCACAAGTTGGCGGTTACATCACTGCCATTTATGTTAAAGATGGTCAGAAGGTAAGTAAAGGACAAAAACTTTATGAAGTAGACCGTACCAAATACCTTGCAGCTTATAATTCTGCAAAGGCTGATGTGGCGGTTGCAAAGGCAAACAGAGACAAAACTAAAAAGGATGCCGACCGTTATACTAAACTTGCAGAGCAAGATGCAGTAGCTAAACAACGTGTTGATTATGCACTTACAGATCTTGCAAATGCAGAATCTCAGGTTGCAGCAGCACAAGCACAGCTGGCATCTGCCGCTAATGATTTACAGCGTGCAACCATTACCTCGCCACTTACCGGCACAATTGGAATATCACAAGTTAAATTGGGTGCATTTGTATCTCCGGGAACAACTATTTTAAACACTGTTTCTACCAATGATCCAATTGCTGTGGATATCGCAGTTAACCAGGCAGAAATCCCTCGTTTTTTAGCCTTACAAAAAGATCCATCTGCAGTTAGGGACTCTGTATTCAGCGTTCAATTGCAAGACGGAACTATTTTTAAAGGATTGGGACGTATTGTTACCATAGATCGTGCAGTTGACCCTCAAACAGGTACCATTAAAGTGAGATTAAGCTATCCTAATGCAAGCGGTAATTTAATTGCTGGTATGACGGT
The nucleotide sequence above comes from Pedobacter sp. MC2016-14. Encoded proteins:
- a CDS encoding TetR/AcrR family transcriptional regulator, producing MNIQLEDNKRTAILNSTLTLVKEHGFHGTPMSQIAKNANVAAGTIYHYFDSKETLMVELHRYTKNKLGEAIVKGDDDTKPYKERFFHFMLNHYHYYIENDAALYFLEQYINSPYAKNFPDKGTNAFTEIIIPFFTKGIEEGYIKNIDSRLLWPTIRGTLVAAATFKLSEHMLYSEEDILEVVTIIWDGVKKQ
- a CDS encoding TolC family protein; the encoded protein is MKINRIVLLFLLGLPGLVPLGVVAQTVNQEKPLGNATLQQVIDYALGNKPAIQQSLLDEEIGERDIKSALSGWLPQINGTGTFNHNFKQQSSILTTNGVQNLITVGAKNTSALVLQADQQFLNAGLIQASKTAKYFRQQYKQNTENTRINTVVEVSKGFYDILTSKEQLNIVNENIARLQKQLKDAKAQYEAGLVDKTDYQRAQISLSNSQADKKRTEELLKYKYTYLKELIGYNSTQEFTLNYAADEMEKGIVLDTVQTLNYQSRVEYRLLETQKQLQKINTSYNKWSYSPTLSGFYNYSFNYQNATLGDLYNTNYPGSVLGLKLAIPIFLGGKRTQEIRKAQLQERKVELDLFNIKNQINSQYDQAMATYKANLNDWKTARANVEISKQVYNTIKLQYDEGIKTYLDLMTSETDLRTAQLNYLNSLYSLLSSKLDVQQALGTITVTQQ
- a CDS encoding efflux RND transporter periplasmic adaptor subunit translates to MNTHIKLGIVILGALTIASCGNSDKNAQQQGPPPATPVTTYTVEEKSVTTTDTYPGVVVALNEVELRPQVGGYITAIYVKDGQKVSKGQKLYEVDRTKYLAAYNSAKADVAVAKANRDKTKKDADRYTKLAEQDAVAKQRVDYALTDLANAESQVAAAQAQLASAANDLQRATITSPLTGTIGISQVKLGAFVSPGTTILNTVSTNDPIAVDIAVNQAEIPRFLALQKDPSAVRDSVFSVQLQDGTIFKGLGRIVTIDRAVDPQTGTIKVRLSYPNASGNLIAGMTVNLLALNKASEKQLIIPYKSVVEQLGEFNVYVVGDSSKAEPRIIKLGKEVNQDIVVSSGLKRGDVIVVEGVQNVRPGAVVQPASAAEANGQQPAAAAPKK